A genomic stretch from Sphingobacterium sp. ML3W includes:
- a CDS encoding MbnP family protein translates to MKKLTNYLILSAASLIMISCSKNDNNPVANNINLHFNNTFKNSTIVLGGATITDATVNTSEKDQAHHLSELKYVVSNIRLVKADGTEIPYNVNDLDKGATVVNQSKQASLDYVLTNIPVGEYRQLKFGLGVKQEINTLDQVRFPVFYAAAGANDTDMMWQWATGYRFTKIEGFYGVENNAFQVHTGSTLNGEGGKPETYTQGVDAYRDITLDLTTTAVVGSNAPKITIKADFDKLLSGKTKVILTSKNATTPSLHSSMAAMEVFVNNIGGDGKEDKSGMFSVERVENN, encoded by the coding sequence ATGAAAAAATTAACGAACTATCTAATTTTATCTGCTGCTTCATTAATAATGATTTCCTGTAGCAAAAACGATAACAACCCTGTAGCAAATAATATCAACTTACATTTTAATAATACATTTAAAAATAGCACCATTGTCCTTGGAGGAGCGACAATTACTGATGCTACCGTTAACACATCAGAAAAGGATCAAGCACATCACCTCTCAGAACTTAAGTATGTTGTCAGTAATATTCGACTTGTTAAAGCAGATGGAACTGAAATCCCTTACAATGTAAATGACCTGGATAAAGGAGCTACTGTGGTTAACCAAAGCAAACAAGCGAGTTTGGATTATGTATTGACCAATATACCTGTAGGGGAGTATCGTCAGCTCAAATTTGGATTAGGGGTGAAGCAAGAAATCAATACATTGGATCAGGTCAGATTTCCGGTATTTTATGCTGCAGCGGGAGCTAATGATACCGATATGATGTGGCAATGGGCTACGGGATATCGATTTACGAAGATCGAAGGATTTTATGGTGTTGAAAATAATGCTTTTCAGGTCCACACCGGAAGCACACTGAATGGAGAGGGAGGTAAACCTGAAACATATACGCAGGGCGTAGATGCTTATCGTGATATTACATTGGATCTAACGACGACTGCTGTTGTGGGAAGCAATGCACCTAAAATCACGATCAAAGCTGACTTTGATAAACTCTTAAGTGGAAAAACAAAAGTAATCCTAACGTCGAAAAATGCAACAACACCAAGCCTTCATAGCAGCATGGCGGCCATGGAAGTTTTTGTAAATAATATTGGGGGAGATGGTAAAGAGGATAAAAGCGGCATGTTTTCTGTCGAGCGTGTCGAAAACAACTAA
- a CDS encoding L-threonylcarbamoyladenylate synthase produces MSAFVDREDLNKALETLKAGGLILYPTDTIWGIGCDATNPDAVEKIFQLKGRDKSKSLIVLLHNDNQLASYVNEIPDVAYQLIEYTDKPLTIVYSNAKNLAPNAIAEDGSIGIRIVKHPFCEQLLQRFRKPIISTSANISGEPTAKDFDEIAEEIKAGVDYIVEYDRHVKTDGRSSTIMKLDPSGKFEFIRK; encoded by the coding sequence ATGAGTGCATTTGTGGATCGTGAGGATTTGAACAAAGCGTTGGAAACGCTAAAAGCAGGTGGGTTAATCCTATACCCAACAGATACAATCTGGGGGATAGGCTGTGATGCCACTAATCCTGATGCCGTAGAGAAAATCTTTCAATTGAAAGGAAGAGATAAGTCCAAAAGTCTGATCGTCCTTTTACATAACGACAACCAATTGGCAAGTTATGTCAACGAAATCCCCGATGTTGCTTATCAACTTATTGAATATACGGACAAGCCATTGACAATTGTCTATTCGAATGCCAAAAATCTTGCCCCTAATGCCATTGCAGAGGACGGTTCGATTGGCATTCGAATTGTCAAACATCCTTTTTGTGAACAGCTTCTACAACGTTTCCGTAAACCTATTATCTCTACTTCAGCAAATATCAGTGGTGAGCCAACAGCGAAAGATTTTGACGAAATAGCTGAAGAGATCAAAGCAGGTGTAGACTATATTGTCGAATATGATAGGCATGTGAAGACTGATGGTAGATCATCTACCATTATGAAGCTGGACCCAAGTGGTAAATTTGAATTCATTCGAAAGTAA
- a CDS encoding 2,3,4,5-tetrahydropyridine-2,6-dicarboxylate N-succinyltransferase, protein MVEPLKKLIEEAWEDRQLLEYKEYTEAIRTVIMKLDSGEIRVAEMIGTRWHVNDWIKKAVILYFPINDMREMTAGPFVFHDKMKLKTDYKHTGVRVVPGASARLGAYLAKGVIMMPSYVNIGAYVDEGTMVDTWATVGSCAQIGKHVHLSGGVGIGGVLEPVQAAPVIIEDNVFIGSRAIVVEGIRVEKEAVLGANVVLTASTKIIDVTGPEPVEYKGYVPARSVVIPGSYTKKFAAGEYQVPCALIIGQRKESTDKKTSLNDALREHNVAV, encoded by the coding sequence ATGGTAGAGCCACTTAAAAAATTGATTGAGGAAGCTTGGGAAGATAGACAATTATTGGAGTATAAAGAATATACAGAAGCAATCCGTACAGTGATCATGAAGCTAGATAGCGGTGAAATCCGTGTAGCGGAAATGATCGGCACGAGATGGCATGTAAATGACTGGATCAAGAAAGCTGTGATCTTGTATTTCCCGATCAACGATATGCGTGAGATGACAGCAGGTCCTTTTGTATTCCATGACAAAATGAAGCTAAAAACGGATTACAAACACACTGGTGTGCGTGTTGTTCCTGGCGCTTCTGCTCGTTTAGGTGCTTATTTAGCAAAAGGGGTAATTATGATGCCTTCTTATGTTAACATCGGTGCTTATGTAGACGAAGGCACCATGGTAGATACATGGGCAACAGTCGGTTCCTGTGCTCAAATTGGTAAACATGTACACTTAAGTGGTGGTGTTGGTATCGGTGGCGTACTTGAGCCAGTTCAAGCTGCTCCAGTTATCATCGAAGACAATGTATTTATTGGATCGAGAGCGATCGTTGTTGAAGGAATTCGCGTAGAAAAAGAAGCTGTGTTAGGCGCTAACGTCGTATTGACTGCATCAACCAAAATTATTGATGTTACTGGACCTGAACCTGTAGAATACAAAGGCTATGTTCCTGCTCGTTCGGTTGTCATCCCTGGATCGTATACTAAAAAATTCGCAGCTGGCGAGTATCAAGTTCCTTGTGCATTGATCATTGGTCAACGTAAAGAATCTACAGATAAGAAAACTTCATTAAATGATGCTTTACGGGAGCATAATGTAGCTGTCTAA
- a CDS encoding SusC/RagA family TonB-linked outer membrane protein, with translation MRGSMHAQALLTLALSLNLAPTIAKTGSKSISFANYGNSFVLLQQTIRGKVLDEKGQGIGGVTVRNLTAGTTAQSTSDGNFSITAKQGDQLEFSSVGYDRQSNTFSGSGPLTIVLANKSTVLEDVTVTGYTNYSKKQSANVSTTVKAKDLEQVPMASVDQMLQGRVPGMSVMASSGQPGATASVVIRGIGSINGISDPLYVIDGIPIATSELKNFSANDFESVNVLRDATGKSLYGSRGSNGVIVITTKKGKSGQLAVNFNSQYGLSKLTRPKFQMMNTQQRLQFEEELGPFVDPDNNEGIGPGWTYSPKNPEVAGGTSAYKARAAQILDSLRGINVDWRDYFFRNGKFMDQQVNVSGGGEHVRFYSSAGYYKQEGVAIRSGLDRYTLKNNVDFDKGKLSGGVNVTLGYTNSKFTEGVGASRVGSSMASVYYALPYEYPYAPDGTLIHFGNEDDYFILDQREGSAGLERLLNSSSSSELFNTNVGLNLNYQLLPTLKAHTRLGIDYNTTTGQDYINPDSYYGSRDRDPTLGGKGLFAEDNLRSTNVISTTGLTYQNTFDEKHNLELSAYFEYLYRRNRAFGYKGYGIDSRLPENPNGVTVSPTYLPAILGGRTKYALASYMALGRYTYDNRYSLTASYRYDGSSRVAEANRWHGFYSFGANWNIKEEEFLKSNEFIQGLSLRASYGTTASTINGDFNYLATFRKDITYGGETAIRPYDPGNPNYDWEYVDEFNAGFDMELFPSKRLRIAMDYYNKITKNMFFDQPISLTSGFLDRKLPLSTGKMRNRGLEMSLSGDVIKREDWGVTLGVNASYNKNTILYLSDALTEVLDGDTRIMRVGLPYGTYYAPEWAGVNPQTGDAQYYNRDGSITTEYDETSQAVTKSGSMFPKWVGGFNTTVRWKNLSLDALFAFVSDVSRWNNEDFYNENSGYMTSNQSIRMLTDRWKQPGDNTILQRIDVPREYTSKDIQDASFLRLRNVNLVYQFPKTLFGDQKVIKGARIFFQGQNLLTWTSWRGLDPENSEGISRFNYPAPRTYTAGFSVNF, from the coding sequence ATGAGAGGTAGCATGCACGCACAAGCGCTGTTGACACTAGCGCTTAGCCTAAACCTAGCACCAACTATTGCCAAGACTGGAAGCAAATCCATCTCATTTGCCAATTATGGAAATTCATTTGTACTGTTGCAACAAACTATTCGAGGAAAAGTTCTTGATGAGAAGGGGCAAGGCATAGGAGGAGTCACTGTCAGAAATTTGACAGCTGGAACAACTGCACAGTCAACTTCAGATGGCAATTTCAGTATTACTGCAAAACAGGGGGATCAATTGGAGTTCTCCTCTGTGGGCTATGACCGACAGAGCAATACTTTCAGCGGTTCGGGGCCGCTAACGATTGTATTGGCAAATAAGAGCACGGTGTTGGAGGATGTGACAGTGACAGGATATACGAATTATTCAAAAAAACAGTCCGCCAATGTTTCCACCACAGTAAAAGCAAAAGATCTGGAACAAGTACCTATGGCTTCTGTTGACCAAATGCTACAGGGGCGTGTTCCGGGGATGAGTGTAATGGCTAGTTCAGGACAACCTGGTGCTACTGCTTCTGTTGTTATCCGGGGGATTGGTTCCATCAATGGTATTTCGGATCCTCTGTATGTGATCGATGGAATTCCTATTGCCACATCTGAACTGAAGAATTTTAGTGCGAATGATTTTGAATCTGTCAATGTATTGCGCGATGCAACAGGAAAATCTTTATACGGATCCAGAGGTTCAAACGGTGTTATTGTTATCACGACAAAAAAAGGTAAATCTGGCCAGTTAGCTGTGAATTTTAACTCTCAATATGGCCTTTCTAAACTGACACGGCCAAAATTCCAGATGATGAATACGCAGCAACGTTTACAATTTGAAGAAGAGTTGGGGCCCTTTGTCGATCCAGATAATAATGAAGGCATAGGTCCCGGATGGACTTATTCACCTAAAAATCCCGAGGTAGCGGGCGGAACTTCCGCCTATAAAGCGCGAGCAGCTCAAATTTTGGATAGTTTGAGAGGGATTAATGTTGACTGGCGCGATTACTTCTTTCGCAACGGAAAGTTTATGGATCAGCAGGTGAATGTAAGCGGAGGTGGGGAGCATGTGCGGTTCTATAGCAGTGCGGGATACTATAAACAGGAGGGGGTCGCCATTCGATCTGGTCTTGATAGGTATACCTTGAAAAATAATGTAGATTTTGATAAAGGGAAGCTTTCAGGAGGTGTAAATGTGACCCTTGGGTATACAAATTCGAAATTTACCGAAGGTGTAGGAGCTTCACGTGTCGGATCGTCTATGGCATCGGTTTATTATGCACTACCTTATGAATATCCGTATGCACCGGACGGAACGCTCATTCATTTTGGTAATGAAGACGATTACTTTATTTTGGATCAGCGCGAAGGGAGTGCCGGATTGGAACGTCTACTCAACTCAAGTAGTTCTTCTGAGTTATTTAATACCAATGTTGGCCTCAATCTAAATTATCAATTACTACCGACCTTAAAAGCCCACACGCGATTGGGTATAGACTATAACACGACTACCGGCCAAGATTATATCAACCCTGATTCTTATTACGGATCACGGGATCGGGATCCGACACTTGGTGGAAAGGGATTATTCGCAGAAGACAATCTCCGGTCTACCAATGTGATCAGTACCACCGGATTAACCTATCAAAATACTTTTGACGAAAAGCATAATTTGGAGCTCTCAGCTTATTTTGAATATTTATATCGACGTAACCGCGCCTTTGGATACAAAGGTTACGGTATTGATAGCCGTCTACCGGAAAATCCGAATGGTGTAACAGTAAGTCCGACCTATTTACCAGCAATTTTGGGTGGGCGTACTAAATATGCGTTGGCTTCGTATATGGCCTTGGGAAGGTATACTTATGACAATCGTTATTCGTTGACGGCAAGTTATCGTTATGATGGCTCTTCCCGTGTAGCGGAGGCGAATCGTTGGCATGGTTTCTACTCCTTCGGCGCAAATTGGAATATCAAGGAAGAGGAATTCTTGAAATCCAATGAATTCATACAAGGCCTATCTCTACGGGCCAGTTATGGTACCACGGCCAGTACAATCAACGGTGATTTCAATTACTTAGCAACTTTTAGAAAGGACATTACCTATGGTGGTGAAACAGCCATTCGTCCTTATGATCCCGGAAATCCGAATTATGACTGGGAATATGTGGATGAATTCAATGCCGGATTTGATATGGAGCTTTTTCCATCAAAGCGGCTTCGTATTGCCATGGATTATTATAATAAAATAACCAAGAATATGTTTTTCGATCAGCCGATTTCCTTGACATCGGGATTCTTGGATCGTAAACTACCATTGAGCACGGGCAAGATGCGTAATAGGGGATTGGAAATGAGCTTATCCGGTGATGTTATTAAGAGGGAAGATTGGGGGGTGACTTTAGGGGTCAATGCTTCCTATAATAAAAATACCATATTATATCTTTCTGATGCATTGACCGAGGTTTTAGATGGAGATACACGGATTATGCGAGTTGGATTGCCCTATGGTACCTATTATGCGCCTGAGTGGGCAGGGGTTAATCCCCAGACTGGCGATGCGCAGTATTATAACCGCGATGGTAGTATAACAACCGAATACGATGAAACTTCACAGGCCGTTACAAAATCTGGCAGTATGTTTCCAAAATGGGTTGGCGGATTTAATACAACTGTCCGCTGGAAAAACCTCTCGTTGGATGCTTTGTTTGCATTTGTGAGTGATGTTAGCCGTTGGAATAACGAGGATTTTTATAATGAAAATTCAGGTTATATGACGAGTAACCAAAGTATACGCATGCTTACTGATCGCTGGAAGCAACCGGGAGACAATACCATTTTACAGCGGATTGATGTACCACGCGAATATACATCCAAAGATATCCAGGATGCTTCTTTCCTCAGATTGCGAAATGTCAATTTAGTTTATCAGTTTCCGAAAACATTGTTTGGGGATCAAAAGGTAATTAAAGGAGCCCGAATTTTCTTTCAGGGACAAAATTTATTGACCTGGACGTCCTGGCGAGGGCTTGATCCCGAAAATAGTGAAGGGATCAGCCGTTTTAACTATCCTGCTCCGAGAACATATACAGCGGGATTCAGTGTTAATTTTTAA
- the folP gene encoding dihydropteroate synthase: protein MKKFQTVTAPSINVGGKLMTFDKPVIMGILNVTPDSFFDGGDNTTVEKALGKASNLLTAGAQILDIGAYSSRPGAPLISSQEEMDRALPPILAIRNAFPEAILSIDTFRADVAAEAIDAGVHIVNDVSGGTLDEEMFATVAKYQVPYILMHMRGTPETMQGQTEYTDIVTDVATFLGQGIAQLRDLGVKDIILDPGFGFAKTIDQNYELLYRVDELQYFGLPILGGISRKSMIYKKLGITAQEALNGTTALNTLLLERGVQILRVHDVAEAKQLVDLFY from the coding sequence ATGAAAAAATTTCAGACAGTAACTGCCCCATCCATCAATGTAGGTGGAAAGCTAATGACATTTGACAAGCCTGTTATTATGGGTATTCTCAACGTTACACCAGATTCCTTTTTTGATGGTGGAGATAATACCACGGTAGAGAAAGCTCTGGGAAAAGCAAGTAATCTCTTAACGGCAGGCGCTCAAATCCTCGATATTGGGGCCTATTCTTCACGTCCCGGCGCGCCATTAATCTCTTCTCAAGAAGAAATGGACAGGGCGCTTCCCCCTATCCTGGCAATCAGAAACGCCTTTCCAGAAGCGATCTTATCTATAGACACCTTTCGGGCAGATGTTGCTGCAGAAGCTATTGACGCTGGTGTACATATTGTCAATGACGTATCAGGAGGTACGCTTGATGAGGAGATGTTTGCAACAGTAGCCAAATATCAGGTGCCTTATATCCTCATGCATATGCGTGGGACTCCAGAAACCATGCAAGGACAAACCGAATATACCGACATCGTGACCGATGTTGCTACCTTTTTGGGACAAGGTATAGCTCAATTAAGAGATCTGGGTGTAAAGGATATAATCCTCGACCCTGGGTTTGGCTTTGCGAAAACAATCGATCAAAATTATGAACTGCTTTATCGGGTCGATGAATTACAATATTTTGGTCTCCCTATTTTAGGTGGTATATCACGTAAATCCATGATCTACAAAAAATTGGGTATTACTGCCCAGGAAGCCCTCAATGGTACAACGGCATTAAACACCTTACTTTTGGAAAGAGGTGTACAGATACTCCGTGTCCATGATGTCGCAGAAGCTAAACAGCTCGTTGATCTCTTCTATTAG
- a CDS encoding cytochrome c peroxidase, translating to MKTVICALTVLLIVLSCSKRDMDESIKEDNPEISLEIPAEFPALNSSLAQNRPTKYGVELGEKLFHEKRFSGNNTISCASCHNPSLAFSDGKQQAVGIYERVGLRNTPAVQNMAFMKFYNWDGNILQLEKQPLVPIITHEEMNSSILEVIGKIGVDADYKKLFQKAFGDASITADRIYRSIAQYEYTLISANSKYDRVKRNEGERFTAEEERGYITFKSKCTSCHGTELFTDQSFRNVGFPLNPNPEEAGRGRVTGRHADQMAFRVPSLRNAAYTAPYGSFGQFPTLRSVLDYFDKGVLEAENLDPILKENGNRIPLTEQEKQDIIAFIETLSDPTFIGK from the coding sequence ATGAAAACAGTAATCTGTGCCTTAACTGTGTTATTGATTGTACTTTCCTGCAGTAAAAGGGATATGGACGAATCAATAAAGGAGGACAACCCTGAAATTTCACTGGAGATACCTGCAGAATTTCCAGCATTAAATAGTTCCCTAGCGCAAAATAGACCTACAAAATATGGTGTTGAATTGGGCGAGAAATTATTTCATGAAAAGAGGTTCAGCGGAAATAATACTATTTCCTGTGCGAGTTGTCACAATCCCAGTCTAGCTTTTTCAGATGGAAAGCAACAGGCCGTCGGAATTTATGAACGGGTGGGACTTCGTAATACGCCCGCTGTTCAAAACATGGCATTTATGAAGTTTTATAATTGGGATGGAAATATCCTGCAATTAGAAAAGCAACCTCTCGTTCCGATTATAACACATGAAGAAATGAACTCCTCTATCTTGGAGGTGATCGGTAAAATTGGTGTTGATGCCGATTATAAAAAATTATTTCAAAAAGCATTTGGCGATGCAAGCATAACGGCTGATCGAATTTATCGCAGTATTGCACAATACGAGTATACATTGATCTCTGCCAATAGCAAATATGATCGTGTAAAAAGAAATGAAGGGGAGCGATTTACAGCGGAAGAGGAGAGAGGGTATATAACTTTCAAGAGTAAATGTACAAGTTGTCATGGTACGGAGCTTTTTACTGATCAGAGCTTTAGAAATGTAGGCTTTCCATTGAATCCCAATCCTGAAGAAGCAGGACGAGGTCGGGTCACTGGACGACATGCAGATCAGATGGCTTTTCGTGTTCCCTCTTTAAGAAATGCGGCTTACACAGCGCCTTACGGAAGTTTTGGTCAATTTCCAACCTTAAGATCTGTTTTAGATTATTTTGATAAAGGTGTGTTGGAAGCAGAAAATCTCGATCCTATTCTTAAAGAAAATGGTAATCGAATTCCATTAACGGAGCAAGAAAAGCAGGATATTATCGCTTTTATAGAAACATTAAGTGATCCAACATTTATTGGCAAGTAA
- a CDS encoding DUF4920 domain-containing protein, giving the protein MKKIILFFALAIAVSTQLHAQKKEIPSAKPGVKYGKEIQANKAISVAKLEKELSSKNTFNGKIEGKVVEVCKKKGCFMTLQRDGEEPIMVRFKDYGFFMPADIIGKTVVVEGVAKRKETSVASLQHAAKDLGKSQAEINQITQPKNDINIVAEGVVVVR; this is encoded by the coding sequence ATGAAAAAGATCATTTTATTTTTTGCATTGGCAATTGCTGTAAGTACGCAATTACACGCTCAGAAAAAGGAGATTCCCTCAGCAAAACCGGGTGTAAAATATGGAAAGGAAATTCAGGCTAATAAAGCGATTTCTGTTGCTAAACTGGAAAAAGAACTAAGTAGCAAGAATACTTTCAACGGTAAAATTGAAGGCAAAGTCGTTGAAGTCTGCAAAAAGAAAGGCTGTTTCATGACCTTACAACGCGATGGAGAGGAACCTATCATGGTACGTTTTAAAGATTATGGATTCTTTATGCCCGCAGATATCATTGGTAAGACAGTTGTTGTCGAAGGTGTAGCCAAGCGGAAAGAAACTTCAGTCGCATCATTGCAACATGCCGCAAAAGATCTCGGTAAATCTCAAGCCGAAATAAATCAGATTACTCAGCCAAAAAACGATATTAATATTGTCGCTGAAGGGGTTGTTGTGGTAAGATGA
- a CDS encoding RNA-binding S4 domain-containing protein, with protein sequence MAAASEKLRIDKYLWSIRLFKTRTLATEACKAGRVKLNGQNIKPSYEVKIGDVYHIQKGIEKKVVKVIGLLDRRVDAKTAVQFYEDQTPVEETVGYKSVFQAPVLKRDRGTGRPTKKDRREIDDLQASDWWDKEDE encoded by the coding sequence ATGGCTGCAGCATCAGAAAAATTGAGAATTGATAAATATTTATGGTCGATAAGATTGTTTAAAACAAGAACTTTGGCAACCGAAGCCTGTAAGGCGGGACGGGTCAAGTTGAACGGTCAAAATATTAAACCTTCTTACGAAGTTAAGATCGGCGATGTCTATCATATCCAAAAAGGAATCGAAAAGAAAGTTGTTAAAGTGATCGGTCTTCTTGATCGGCGGGTGGATGCAAAAACTGCTGTTCAGTTTTATGAAGATCAAACCCCTGTAGAAGAGACTGTAGGCTACAAATCGGTATTTCAGGCACCTGTGCTTAAGCGAGACCGCGGAACGGGAAGACCTACGAAGAAAGATCGTCGTGAAATAGATGATTTACAGGCTTCAGACTGGTGGGACAAAGAAGATGAATAA
- a CDS encoding TonB-dependent receptor, which yields MRKLSIILFILSLGLKVHGQSIPVKRDTTRRLGEVNVEATIKRKIESDMKMAVSVDEFLASSDNISFIKRGAYAWEPLLNNMSTERSTITIDGMHVFGACTDKMDPITSYVESNNLSSIDIKSGQEGNMHGATVAGSIDLKRRSTPFGLQQKIGGAYQTGFEFNNKQAFNLGNLFYSTDNFVADGSIALRKAGNYYDGNNKEVLHSQYNKLNASLGLAYKTSALSAVRVDAIFDRAKDVGFPALPMDLWLSRAIITSASYKQLFEEGLVKVWDTKVYFNAVEHYMDDTTRPENLVHMDMPGWSTTYGLVSKINLKKDRYSSEVQLNAYDNLSIAEMRMYPQDRSKQTMFAYSWPWVTTRFVSVAMNNSWEISDRSKVNLGGSLGWNYNYSKYVEFNWIFHPGAPQKKNRWLPGIHASYELNLNQFDISVGTGVGHRAPSVSEAYGYYIYNSFDRYDYIGNPDLKNEISYEVNASVGFKTEKLSVSAKVNYFYIDNYIIGRILSLGSPMNYQSVGVKGYTSLKYATLFNTAMSIDYQVLDNLHWKAVLTYARGKDDEESNLPFIRPLSYQTALHYAYKRIGLRTSLNGDFAQTNYSPAYGEDQTASYKIWNLSADYSFSLGKFKSVFQVGAENLLNEYYSTYADWGNIPRMGRNIFTSLKVNF from the coding sequence ATGAGGAAATTAAGTATTATTCTTTTTATTCTTTCTCTTGGATTGAAAGTACATGGGCAAAGCATCCCAGTAAAAAGAGATACAACGAGACGTTTGGGGGAAGTCAATGTTGAAGCTACGATCAAGCGAAAGATTGAAAGTGACATGAAAATGGCCGTCTCCGTCGATGAATTTTTGGCTTCATCAGACAATATCAGCTTTATCAAACGTGGTGCGTATGCATGGGAACCCTTACTGAATAACATGAGTACGGAACGTTCCACAATCACAATTGATGGTATGCATGTTTTTGGTGCCTGTACAGATAAGATGGACCCCATAACTTCCTACGTGGAAAGCAATAACCTTTCTTCCATTGATATTAAGTCTGGGCAAGAAGGGAATATGCATGGTGCGACAGTGGCAGGAAGTATTGATCTCAAAAGGAGAAGTACTCCTTTTGGTCTGCAACAAAAAATAGGTGGTGCGTATCAGACAGGTTTTGAATTTAACAATAAACAAGCTTTTAACCTTGGGAATCTATTCTATTCAACAGACAATTTCGTTGCTGATGGTAGCATTGCCCTTCGTAAAGCGGGTAATTATTATGATGGAAACAACAAGGAAGTGCTGCACTCACAATATAATAAACTGAATGCATCATTGGGCTTAGCCTATAAGACAAGTGCGCTTTCTGCTGTCAGGGTAGATGCGATATTTGATCGAGCAAAAGATGTTGGCTTCCCAGCTTTACCGATGGACCTATGGTTATCACGGGCGATTATTACATCAGCATCCTATAAACAATTGTTTGAGGAAGGGTTGGTAAAAGTGTGGGATACCAAAGTTTATTTCAATGCCGTGGAGCACTATATGGATGATACGACACGGCCGGAGAATTTGGTACATATGGATATGCCCGGATGGAGTACAACCTATGGATTGGTTTCAAAAATAAATTTAAAGAAGGACCGATATTCTTCAGAAGTACAGTTAAATGCTTATGATAATCTTTCGATAGCGGAAATGCGGATGTACCCACAGGATCGATCCAAACAGACTATGTTTGCCTATAGTTGGCCTTGGGTAACAACACGTTTTGTGAGTGTTGCAATGAATAATTCCTGGGAAATTTCAGATCGGAGTAAAGTGAACTTGGGTGGTTCGTTGGGCTGGAACTACAATTATTCTAAATATGTGGAATTTAACTGGATTTTTCATCCGGGCGCACCACAAAAAAAGAATAGATGGCTTCCGGGGATACATGCCAGTTACGAGTTAAACTTAAATCAGTTTGATATTTCTGTCGGAACAGGGGTTGGACATCGTGCACCTTCCGTTTCCGAAGCCTATGGTTATTATATCTACAATAGCTTTGACCGTTACGATTACATCGGAAACCCTGATCTCAAAAATGAAATCTCTTATGAGGTTAACGCCAGTGTTGGATTCAAAACGGAAAAGCTAAGTGTATCCGCAAAAGTGAACTACTTCTACATCGACAATTATATCATCGGACGGATTCTGAGTTTAGGAAGCCCCATGAATTATCAATCCGTTGGTGTGAAAGGTTACACGTCTTTAAAGTATGCGACGCTATTTAATACGGCGATGAGCATAGATTATCAAGTCCTGGATAACCTGCATTGGAAAGCGGTGCTTACCTACGCTAGAGGCAAGGACGATGAAGAGAGTAATCTCCCTTTTATACGGCCGTTAAGCTATCAGACAGCACTTCATTATGCCTATAAACGAATAGGCTTGCGGACTTCATTAAATGGGGATTTTGCACAGACCAATTACAGTCCAGCCTATGGCGAAGATCAAACGGCTTCCTACAAAATATGGAACTTATCTGCGGATTACAGTTTCAGTCTCGGCAAGTTCAAATCTGTCTTTCAGGTTGGGGCTGAGAACCTGTTGAATGAATACTATAGTACCTATGCGGATTGGGGAAATATTCCACGAATGGGACGGAATATTTTTACATCCCTAAAAGTCAATTTTTAA